A window of Corallococcus macrosporus DSM 14697 contains these coding sequences:
- a CDS encoding chloride channel protein has protein sequence MNLSRGTRALLQWLLLGGLVGVVCGVASAVFLYLLEEATHFREGHPWLVYALPVAGLVLGAVYGRWGGPIRGGNNLVLDTVHASDAQVPVRMAPMVLVGTVLTHLFGGSAGREGTAVQMGGSLADLVARRLRVGPDTRRELLAAGIAGGFGSVFGTPVAGAVFGLEVVVVGRMGYEALLPALVASVVGDLVTRGLGIHHTPYPAPGALPLTWGVLAKWLVFAVAVAVVAVVFVELMHRLKKLLEHRVRWLPVRMALGGAAVVVLWKLAGTDDYLGLGVPGILRAFVDPALPVSAFAWKLVFTAVTLAAGLLGGEVTPLFFIGAALGNVLARLLGLPLDLGAAVGMAALFAAAANTPLALSIMAVELLGANVLPHVAIVATVAYLLTGHRGIYPSQRIARLKHGGPLLEKIVALRELAREDRAPPSGPEGRGRG, from the coding sequence GTGAATCTTTCCCGTGGCACGAGAGCGCTGCTGCAGTGGCTGCTCCTGGGTGGGCTGGTGGGCGTCGTCTGCGGCGTGGCTTCCGCGGTCTTTTTGTACCTGCTGGAAGAAGCGACGCACTTCCGGGAAGGGCACCCGTGGCTGGTGTACGCGCTGCCGGTGGCGGGGCTGGTGCTGGGGGCGGTGTACGGGAGGTGGGGTGGGCCCATTCGCGGGGGCAACAACCTGGTGTTGGACACGGTGCACGCGAGCGACGCGCAGGTGCCGGTGCGCATGGCGCCCATGGTGCTGGTGGGGACGGTGCTGACGCACCTGTTCGGCGGCAGCGCGGGCCGCGAGGGCACGGCGGTGCAGATGGGCGGCAGCCTGGCGGACCTGGTGGCGCGGCGCCTCCGGGTGGGGCCGGACACGCGGCGCGAGTTGCTGGCGGCGGGCATCGCGGGTGGGTTCGGTTCGGTGTTCGGCACGCCGGTGGCGGGGGCGGTGTTCGGGCTGGAGGTCGTCGTGGTGGGGCGCATGGGCTACGAGGCGCTGCTGCCCGCGCTGGTGGCGTCCGTGGTGGGGGACCTGGTGACGCGGGGCTTGGGCATCCACCACACGCCCTATCCGGCGCCGGGGGCGCTGCCGCTGACCTGGGGGGTGCTGGCGAAGTGGCTGGTGTTCGCGGTGGCGGTGGCCGTGGTGGCGGTGGTGTTCGTGGAGCTGATGCACCGGCTGAAGAAGCTGCTGGAGCACCGCGTGCGCTGGCTGCCGGTGCGGATGGCGCTGGGCGGCGCGGCGGTGGTGGTGCTGTGGAAGCTGGCCGGGACGGATGACTACCTGGGGCTGGGCGTGCCCGGCATCCTGCGGGCCTTCGTGGACCCGGCGCTTCCTGTGTCCGCGTTCGCGTGGAAGCTGGTGTTCACCGCGGTGACGCTGGCCGCGGGGCTCCTGGGTGGTGAGGTGACGCCGTTGTTCTTCATCGGCGCGGCGCTGGGCAACGTGCTGGCGCGGCTCTTGGGATTGCCGCTGGATTTGGGCGCGGCGGTGGGCATGGCGGCCCTGTTCGCCGCGGCGGCGAACACGCCGCTGGCGCTGTCCATCATGGCCGTGGAGCTGCTGGGCGCGAATGTGCTGCCCCACGTGGCGATTGTGGCCACGGTGGCGTACCTGCTCACGGGGCACCGGGGCATCTATCCGTCACAGCGGATTGCCCGGTTGAAACATGGCGGGCCGCTGCTGGAGAAAATCGTGGCCCTGCGGGAGCTGGCCCGCGAGGACCGCGCCCCGCCCTCCGGGCCGGAGGGACGGGGCAGGGGCTGA
- a CDS encoding SGNH/GDSL hydrolase family protein: MSFRHNRLSVVAMCAAFTVGGSAVASTLNQNTSWTIDQPSTSTKYRVVAYGDSIYAGYNGTVFFWNVARRAAPVVQGEDLARKWNADIEVIRRTKSGAKANDIYNNKIVSERSYMQAANTRVVMFEMCGNDYLQARDAFADQTGTCNYSGLESALATCTTYMERAMQTINQYAPASATKIISNIYYPGFDADNVNTRCTDSATGRVVNKRDRFLPLLARSNWRACNLAARYGFKCADSFAEYMAADYDSNGDGQVDSAAIRYRQGESEAAYVQRVSVTLRGTLRDANTHFVNSSTSFDYLQSDNVHPTYTGGTMSSSGSGPVPYTGSNPNWNRTGHDRMGTESAKFNPAQP; the protein is encoded by the coding sequence ATGTCTTTCCGTCACAACAGGCTGTCCGTCGTTGCCATGTGCGCGGCCTTCACGGTCGGTGGTAGCGCGGTGGCGAGCACCCTCAATCAGAACACGTCGTGGACCATCGACCAGCCGTCCACCTCGACGAAGTATCGCGTGGTGGCTTACGGCGACTCCATCTACGCCGGCTACAACGGGACCGTCTTCTTCTGGAACGTGGCCCGCCGCGCGGCGCCGGTGGTGCAGGGCGAGGACCTGGCGCGGAAGTGGAACGCGGACATCGAGGTCATCCGCCGCACCAAGTCCGGCGCGAAGGCGAATGACATCTACAACAACAAGATTGTCTCCGAGCGCTCGTACATGCAGGCGGCCAACACCCGCGTCGTCATGTTCGAGATGTGTGGCAACGACTACCTCCAGGCGCGCGACGCCTTCGCGGACCAGACGGGCACCTGTAACTACAGCGGCCTGGAGAGCGCCCTGGCGACCTGCACCACGTACATGGAGCGGGCGATGCAGACCATCAACCAGTACGCGCCCGCCTCCGCGACGAAGATCATCTCCAACATCTACTACCCGGGCTTCGACGCGGACAACGTGAACACCCGGTGCACGGACTCCGCCACGGGCCGGGTCGTGAACAAGCGGGACCGCTTCCTGCCGCTGCTGGCGCGCAGCAACTGGCGCGCGTGCAACCTGGCGGCGCGCTACGGCTTCAAGTGCGCGGACTCGTTCGCCGAGTACATGGCCGCGGACTATGACTCCAACGGCGATGGCCAGGTGGACTCCGCCGCCATCCGCTACCGCCAGGGCGAGTCCGAGGCGGCGTACGTCCAGCGCGTCTCCGTCACGCTGCGCGGCACGCTGCGCGACGCCAACACGCACTTCGTGAACTCGAGCACCAGCTTCGACTACCTCCAGTCCGACAACGTCCACCCGACCTACACCGGTGGCACCATGTCCAGCTCCGGCAGCGGCCCGGTGCCCTACACCGGCTCCAACCCGAACTGGAACCGGACGGGCCACGACCGCATGGGCACGGAGAGCGCGAAGTTCAACCCCGCTCAGCCGTAG
- the lnt gene encoding apolipoprotein N-acyltransferase has product MDVQVRVGRGRRLGVALLGVLGTTVLFALFARLEARWLVLGWVAMVPWLAALDRARSAREALGLGALLSVTFTAAVFHWFPGALQAYSRAPTWVGWALFLLVAPVLQLQFPAAALARYVARRVAREGQGWLPPLVGTLAYVGVEGITPKLFADTLGHGLHASEWLRQGADVAGAPGLTLVLLLGNECVLAALRAWRGQGARHALRPVVGLAVLVLGLTGYGALRHAQARAATRADGGGLVVGAVQANITRYEKLKAELGAYQVVRRVLDTHYAMSDALLRDGPVDLLVWPETVYPTPFGTPRSETGAALDAEIAGYVSARGVPLVFGTYDLEGEREFNAAMFLEPSARGDGGLERAAYRKTMLFPLTEWVPDLIDTPTLREWLPWTGRWTRGPGPRAVRIRLRDGRQLRVAPLICYESIFPAYVAEGVRQGAELLLTLSNDSWFTGTPAPRLHLMHAAFRSIETRRPQVRVTNSGVSALIDVTGAVVAEVDDGQRAGLTLRVPATAEMTSLALAWGDWLSPWALVAAMAGLAGAVLARR; this is encoded by the coding sequence ATGGACGTGCAGGTGAGGGTGGGCCGCGGGCGGCGCCTGGGCGTGGCGCTGCTCGGTGTCCTGGGGACGACCGTGCTGTTCGCGCTGTTCGCGCGGCTGGAGGCGCGCTGGCTGGTGCTTGGCTGGGTGGCCATGGTGCCCTGGCTCGCGGCGTTGGATCGGGCCCGCTCGGCGCGCGAGGCGCTGGGGCTGGGCGCGCTGCTCAGCGTGACGTTCACCGCCGCCGTCTTTCATTGGTTCCCGGGCGCGCTCCAGGCGTACTCCCGCGCGCCCACGTGGGTGGGCTGGGCGCTGTTCCTGCTGGTGGCGCCCGTGCTCCAGCTCCAGTTTCCCGCCGCCGCGCTGGCCCGGTACGTGGCGCGCCGCGTGGCACGGGAGGGGCAGGGGTGGTTGCCGCCCCTGGTGGGGACGCTCGCGTACGTGGGCGTGGAGGGCATCACGCCGAAGCTCTTCGCGGACACGCTGGGACATGGGCTCCATGCGTCCGAGTGGCTGCGGCAGGGCGCGGACGTGGCGGGCGCGCCGGGCCTCACGCTGGTGTTGCTGCTGGGCAATGAGTGCGTGCTCGCCGCGCTGCGGGCCTGGAGGGGGCAGGGGGCGCGGCACGCGCTGCGACCCGTGGTGGGCCTGGCCGTCCTGGTGCTGGGGCTGACGGGCTATGGGGCCTTACGGCATGCCCAGGCGCGCGCGGCGACGCGGGCTGACGGTGGTGGGCTGGTGGTGGGCGCGGTGCAGGCGAACATCACCCGCTACGAGAAGCTGAAGGCGGAGCTGGGGGCCTACCAGGTCGTGCGTCGGGTGCTCGACACGCACTACGCGATGTCGGACGCGCTGCTGCGCGACGGGCCGGTGGACCTGCTGGTGTGGCCGGAGACGGTGTATCCCACGCCTTTCGGCACGCCGCGCAGCGAGACGGGCGCGGCGCTGGACGCGGAGATTGCCGGCTACGTCTCGGCGCGCGGCGTGCCGCTCGTCTTCGGCACCTACGACCTGGAGGGCGAGCGCGAGTTCAACGCGGCCATGTTCCTGGAGCCCTCGGCGCGAGGCGACGGTGGGCTCGAGCGCGCCGCGTATCGCAAGACGATGCTCTTCCCGCTGACGGAGTGGGTGCCGGACCTCATCGACACCCCCACGCTGCGCGAGTGGCTGCCGTGGACCGGGCGCTGGACGCGCGGGCCTGGGCCCAGGGCCGTGCGCATCAGGCTTCGGGACGGACGCCAGCTCCGGGTGGCGCCGCTCATCTGCTACGAGTCGATCTTCCCCGCGTATGTCGCGGAGGGCGTGCGGCAGGGCGCGGAGCTGCTGCTCACGCTGTCCAATGACTCCTGGTTCACCGGCACGCCCGCGCCCCGGCTGCACCTGATGCACGCGGCCTTTCGCAGCATCGAGACGCGGCGGCCGCAGGTCCGGGTGACGAACTCGGGCGTGTCCGCGCTCATCGACGTGACGGGCGCGGTGGTGGCCGAGGTGGACGACGGCCAGCGCGCCGGCCTCACCCTGCGCGTCCCCGCGACGGCCGAGATGACGTCGCTCGCGCTGGCGTGGGGCGACTGGCTGAGCCCATGGGCGCTCGTGGCGGCGATGGCGGGCCTCGCGGGCGCGGTGCTGGCGCGGCGGTGA
- a CDS encoding DUF2785 domain-containing protein, translating to MTWLRALAVLPLCISASASATCPPKGSTRESLAALKAKQFAVPDAAERAALVKGLLGCLGAPDPALRDGIAYEALTRWLRDGALDTAALRGLRDALQGLLAGADAEGFRKPFAALVLSEVARVDRVKPWMTAQERTAMVEAAARYVESVRDYRGFDAATGWRHGVAHGSDWLMQLSLNPALERAQADRILAAVATQAVPERAHAYVFGEPERLARPVLFLARRGLYSEEEWRAWLAALLPRLGDASKAYKDAAWLARRHDLRAFLLSLLVGADEQLASALRATLKQVP from the coding sequence ATGACGTGGCTTCGCGCGCTCGCTGTCCTGCCGCTGTGCATCTCCGCCTCCGCCTCCGCCACCTGTCCCCCGAAAGGAAGCACCCGGGAGTCACTGGCCGCCCTGAAGGCGAAGCAGTTCGCCGTCCCGGACGCCGCCGAGCGCGCGGCGCTGGTGAAGGGGCTGCTCGGCTGTCTGGGCGCGCCGGACCCCGCGCTGCGGGATGGAATCGCCTACGAAGCGCTGACGCGGTGGCTGCGCGACGGGGCGCTCGACACCGCGGCGCTGCGTGGGCTGCGGGACGCGCTGCAAGGGCTGCTCGCGGGCGCGGACGCGGAGGGCTTCCGCAAGCCGTTCGCGGCGCTCGTCCTCTCGGAGGTGGCGCGTGTGGACCGCGTGAAGCCGTGGATGACGGCGCAGGAGCGCACGGCCATGGTCGAGGCGGCCGCCCGCTATGTGGAGTCCGTCCGTGACTATCGCGGCTTCGACGCGGCGACAGGCTGGCGCCATGGCGTGGCGCACGGGAGCGACTGGTTGATGCAGTTGAGCCTCAACCCGGCGCTGGAGCGCGCGCAGGCCGACCGCATCCTCGCCGCGGTCGCCACGCAGGCCGTGCCGGAGCGTGCGCATGCCTATGTCTTCGGCGAGCCCGAGCGGCTGGCGCGCCCCGTCCTCTTCCTCGCGCGGCGCGGCCTCTACTCGGAGGAGGAGTGGCGGGCCTGGCTCGCCGCGCTGCTCCCCCGGCTCGGGGATGCCAGCAAGGCCTACAAGGACGCCGCGTGGCTGGCGCGGCGCCATGACCTCCGCGCCTTCCTGCTGAGCCTGCTCGTGGGGGCGGACGAGCAGCTCGCGTCCGCCCTCCGCGCGACGTTGAAGCAGGTGCCGTGA
- a CDS encoding GMC oxidoreductase: MGTSRTTFDVVVVGGGACGGWTAKQLTEAGLRVLVLEAGRGMGADRLLWMLHRLRQSFGYLAETDDARKVRQAVQSTTFAWPFHPHAFVDDVDNPYTTPEDQPFTWIRARQVGGRTSVKAHGRQFYRLSDFNFKAGSQDGQGPDWPLTLADLAPHYETVERWMGLHGNADGLDMLPDSVFAGGITMTPAEQRLKERVERRWPERRVISRRTSGAPVTMPAARKTGRLTLRTHAVVDQVLYDAATGRATGVHYLDAKSGRSYEAHGRVVVLAAGAIESTRLLLHSRSSAFPDGLANASGQLGRNLMDHTYLLGIEAKMNLPPEAQRPEQSWAYIPQFRNVTTREQDFARGYGVQVFTFGDNCHFVPFGEMVPRAENRVTLSPTVKDRWGIPVPHIECRHSANELKMAEDAVAACKEMMEAAGFTVEKANATLSTPGMAIHEVGTARMGTDPKTSVLNAHNQSWDVPNLFINDGACFPSQGPQNPTLTMMALAVRASAYIVDELKAGRL, translated from the coding sequence GTGGGCACATCCAGGACGACGTTCGACGTGGTGGTGGTGGGCGGTGGCGCTTGTGGCGGCTGGACGGCCAAGCAGCTCACGGAAGCGGGCCTGCGCGTGCTGGTGCTCGAAGCGGGCCGCGGCATGGGCGCGGACAGGCTGCTGTGGATGCTCCACCGGCTGCGTCAGTCCTTCGGCTACCTGGCGGAGACGGATGACGCGCGCAAGGTGCGCCAGGCGGTGCAGAGCACCACCTTCGCGTGGCCCTTCCACCCGCACGCCTTCGTCGACGACGTGGACAACCCCTACACCACGCCGGAGGACCAGCCCTTCACGTGGATTCGCGCGCGCCAGGTGGGCGGGCGCACGTCGGTGAAGGCGCACGGGCGGCAGTTCTACCGGCTGTCTGACTTCAACTTCAAGGCGGGCTCGCAGGACGGACAGGGGCCGGATTGGCCGCTGACGCTGGCGGACCTGGCACCGCACTACGAGACGGTGGAGCGGTGGATGGGCCTCCACGGCAACGCGGACGGGCTGGACATGCTGCCCGACTCCGTCTTCGCGGGCGGCATCACCATGACGCCCGCGGAGCAGCGGCTGAAGGAGCGCGTGGAGCGCCGCTGGCCCGAGCGCCGCGTCATCTCCCGCCGCACCTCGGGCGCCCCGGTGACGATGCCCGCCGCGCGGAAGACGGGCCGGCTCACGCTGCGCACCCACGCGGTGGTGGACCAGGTGCTGTACGACGCGGCGACGGGGCGCGCCACCGGGGTGCATTACCTCGACGCGAAGTCGGGCAGGTCCTACGAGGCCCACGGGCGGGTGGTGGTGCTGGCGGCGGGGGCCATCGAGTCCACGCGCCTGCTGCTGCACTCGCGCAGCAGCGCGTTCCCGGACGGCCTGGCGAACGCGTCGGGGCAGCTCGGCCGCAACCTGATGGACCACACGTACCTGCTGGGCATCGAGGCGAAGATGAACCTCCCGCCCGAGGCGCAGCGTCCGGAGCAGAGCTGGGCGTACATCCCCCAGTTCCGCAACGTCACCACCCGGGAGCAGGACTTCGCGCGGGGCTACGGCGTGCAGGTGTTCACCTTCGGCGACAACTGCCACTTCGTGCCCTTCGGGGAGATGGTGCCGCGCGCGGAGAACCGCGTGACGCTGAGCCCGACGGTGAAGGACCGCTGGGGCATCCCCGTGCCGCACATCGAGTGCCGGCATTCCGCCAACGAGCTGAAGATGGCCGAGGACGCGGTGGCGGCCTGCAAGGAGATGATGGAGGCGGCCGGCTTCACCGTGGAGAAGGCGAACGCCACGCTGTCCACGCCGGGCATGGCCATCCACGAGGTGGGCACGGCGCGCATGGGCACGGACCCGAAGACGTCGGTGCTCAACGCCCACAACCAGAGCTGGGACGTGCCCAACCTCTTCATCAACGACGGCGCCTGCTTCCCGTCCCAGGGCCCGCAGAACCCCACGCTGACGATGATGGCCCTTGCCGTGCGCGCCAGCGCCTACATCGTGGACGAGCTCAAGGCCGGGCGGCTGTAA
- a CDS encoding alpha/beta hydrolase produces the protein MKWRWLLGGALALGLLAALALFGRALRHSEAYFHYPRPRAERPADFTEAKDVSLQTSDGLTLRGWYVPSRNRAAVVLAHGLSQTRADLLPEARILRAAGYGVLLFDLRAHGESQGEFSTWGDLERRDVRAALDFVRAQPDVDPARVGALGFSIGSAAVAEVAAEDPAVRAVVLLSPFNTLWLAAAYDFRRFGFVSQSGALVPFWRRGIALEEVRTIDAVERIRPRPLLIIMGTEESGQPLADELFARVREYAQTWRIQGAGHGNFSATEPEAYPRRLKDFLDAALLAR, from the coding sequence ATGAAGTGGCGGTGGCTGCTGGGGGGTGCGCTCGCGCTGGGGCTGCTGGCCGCGCTGGCGTTGTTCGGCAGGGCGCTGCGTCATTCCGAGGCCTACTTCCACTATCCCCGTCCCAGGGCCGAGCGCCCCGCCGACTTCACCGAGGCGAAGGACGTGTCGCTCCAGACGTCCGACGGGCTGACGCTGCGGGGGTGGTACGTGCCGTCCCGCAACCGCGCGGCCGTGGTGCTGGCCCATGGCCTGTCGCAGACGCGCGCGGACCTGCTGCCGGAGGCGCGAATCCTGCGCGCCGCGGGTTATGGCGTGCTGCTCTTCGACCTGCGCGCCCACGGCGAGAGCCAGGGCGAGTTCTCCACCTGGGGGGACCTGGAGCGCCGGGACGTGCGGGCCGCGCTGGACTTCGTGCGCGCCCAGCCGGACGTGGACCCGGCGCGGGTGGGGGCGCTCGGCTTCTCGATTGGCTCCGCGGCCGTGGCGGAGGTGGCGGCGGAGGACCCCGCGGTGCGCGCGGTGGTGCTGCTGTCCCCCTTCAACACGCTGTGGCTGGCCGCCGCGTATGACTTCCGCCGCTTCGGCTTCGTGTCGCAGTCCGGCGCGCTGGTGCCCTTCTGGCGGCGCGGCATCGCCCTGGAGGAGGTGCGCACCATCGACGCGGTGGAGCGCATCCGTCCCCGGCCGCTGCTCATCATCATGGGCACGGAGGAGTCCGGGCAGCCGCTGGCCGACGAGCTCTTCGCCAGGGTGCGCGAGTACGCCCAGACATGGCGCATCCAGGGCGCCGGGCATGGGAACTTCAGCGCCACCGAGCCGGAGGCGTACCCCCGGCGGCTGAAGGACTTCCTGGACGCGGCGCTGCTGGCGCGCTGA
- a CDS encoding reverse transcriptase family protein has protein sequence MTARLDPFVPAASPQAVPTPQPTAPSPDAAAKREARRLAHEALLARAKAIHEAGGADDWVQAQLVAKGLAVEDLDFSSASEKDKKAWKEKKKAEATERRALKRQAYEAWQATHVGHLGAGVHWAEDRPVDAFDLPHREERARANGLTELSSAEALAKALGLSVSKLRWFAFHREVDTATHYVSWTIPKRDGGKRTITSPKPELKEAQRWVLSNVVERLPVHGAAHGFVAGRSILTNALAHQGADVVVKVDLKDFFPSVTWRRVKGLLRKGGLPEGPATLLSLLSTEAPREAVQFRGKLLHVARGPRALPQGAPTSPGITNALCLKLDKRLSALAKRLGFTYTRYADDLTFSWTKAKQPKARRTQRPPVAVLLSRVQEVVESEGFRVHPDKTRVARKGTRQRVTGLVVNAAGKDAPAARVPRDVVRQLRAAIHNRKQGKPGREGESLEQLKGMAAFIHMTDPARGRAFLAQLAALESTASAAPQAE, from the coding sequence ATGACCGCCAGGCTGGACCCGTTCGTCCCCGCAGCTTCGCCGCAGGCCGTGCCCACGCCCCAGCCCACCGCGCCGTCTCCGGACGCCGCCGCGAAGCGTGAAGCCCGCCGGCTCGCGCACGAAGCCCTGCTCGCCCGCGCGAAGGCCATCCACGAGGCGGGCGGCGCCGACGACTGGGTGCAGGCGCAGCTCGTCGCCAAGGGCCTCGCGGTGGAGGACCTGGACTTCTCCAGCGCCTCGGAGAAGGACAAGAAGGCCTGGAAGGAGAAGAAGAAGGCCGAGGCCACCGAGCGCCGCGCGCTGAAGCGTCAAGCCTATGAGGCGTGGCAGGCCACGCACGTGGGCCACCTGGGCGCGGGCGTGCACTGGGCGGAGGACCGCCCTGTCGACGCGTTCGACCTGCCTCACCGCGAGGAGCGCGCCCGGGCCAACGGCCTGACGGAGCTGAGCTCGGCGGAGGCGCTGGCCAAGGCGCTGGGGCTGAGCGTGTCCAAGCTGCGCTGGTTCGCGTTCCACCGCGAGGTGGACACCGCCACGCACTACGTGAGCTGGACGATTCCGAAGCGGGACGGCGGCAAGCGGACGATTACCTCCCCCAAGCCGGAGCTGAAGGAAGCGCAGCGCTGGGTACTGTCCAACGTCGTGGAGCGGCTGCCGGTGCACGGCGCGGCGCACGGCTTCGTGGCGGGGCGCTCCATCCTCACCAACGCGCTGGCCCACCAGGGCGCGGACGTGGTGGTGAAGGTGGACCTCAAGGACTTCTTCCCCTCCGTCACCTGGCGCCGCGTGAAGGGCCTGCTGCGCAAGGGCGGCCTGCCGGAGGGCCCGGCCACGCTGCTGTCGCTGCTGTCCACGGAGGCGCCGCGGGAGGCGGTGCAGTTCCGGGGCAAGCTGCTGCACGTGGCCAGGGGCCCGCGCGCGCTGCCCCAGGGCGCGCCCACCTCGCCGGGCATCACCAACGCGCTGTGCCTGAAGCTGGACAAGCGGCTGTCCGCGCTCGCGAAGCGGCTGGGCTTCACGTACACGCGCTACGCGGACGACCTGACCTTCTCCTGGACGAAGGCGAAGCAGCCCAAGGCGCGGCGGACGCAGCGCCCCCCGGTGGCCGTGCTGCTGTCGCGCGTCCAGGAAGTGGTGGAGTCAGAGGGCTTCCGCGTGCACCCGGACAAGACGCGCGTGGCGCGCAAGGGCACGCGGCAGCGGGTGACGGGGCTGGTGGTGAACGCGGCGGGCAAGGACGCGCCGGCCGCGCGTGTCCCGCGCGACGTGGTGCGCCAGCTCCGCGCCGCCATCCACAACCGGAAGCAGGGCAAGCCGGGCCGCGAGGGCGAGTCGCTGGAGCAGCTCAAGGGCATGGCCGCCTTCATCCACATGACGGACCCGGCCAGGGGCCGCGCCTTCCTGGCGCAGCTCGCCGCGCTGGAGTCCACGGCGAGCGCCGCGCCCCAGGCGGAGTGA